tgacagagtcttgctctgtcacccaggctggagtgcaatggcacaatctcagctcactgcaacctccactgcccaggttcatgcaatttttctgcctcagcctcctgaatagctggaattacaggcatgcatcaccacacccggcaaatctttatatttttagtagagatggggtttcaccatattggccaggctggtctcgaactcctgaccttaggtgacccacctgtcccagcctcccaaagtgctgggattacaggcatgagccaccacacccggccttcttGTTGCTTTTTGGAGGAGAGAGTTTTCACAGGTTCTTACTCTGGCATGTATCAGTTTTAATGTATGAGTTCTTTTATGGCTTCTGAGTTTGGTTCATTCTTGAAAGGGCTCTTTtctctctaaaattattttaactattccTCAACTGTCTTTCAACTATTTTTTAGGCCAATTTTATCAAAATAGTATTTACATTTAGGAAAATGTACCCATTTTAGCGATGggtttttgacaaatatatatacctatgtaatcACTAGCACAATCATGATAGAGAACATTTCAACCAAAAAAGTTATTTCAGGTCCCTTTGTCATCATTCCCATTCCATCAATACTCCCAGCTTTGACACAAAATACtctcattatatttttcattgtctttgtgttatttctcctttgtcattttttatttcactccTAAGTTGCCTAACAGtgtctctttcattttattttaaagaatctgTTCTTTTATGTATTAGttatatcatttttctcttttaaaattaacttcggtggctcaagcctgtaatcccagcactttgggaggccgagatgggcggatcacaaggtcaggagatcgagaccatcctggctaacacggtgaaaccccgtcgctactaaaaaaatacaaaaaatgagctgggcgaggtggtgggcgtctgtagtcccagctactctggaggctgaggcaggagaatggcgtgaacccgggaggcggagcttgcagtgagctgagatccggccactgcactccagcctgggcaacagagcaagactccgtctcaaaaataaataaataaataaataaataaataaataaataaataaataaaattaaattaaattaactttTTGAGTAAGATGCTTAATTGTTAAGAGTGTGAATTTTCCTCTGAGTACTTCTTTAACTGAATTCCATAGGTTCTGATATGAGGAAGtcatctcaccatgttgcctgcaTTTGCTTTGCTTTATATTGCATGTGTTTCTTCTTATAAAATTTAGAATGGCAGTATTTTCATCTTAGAAGTTACTTTTACAACTATGACTTTGGTTGGTATTCATAGACTTCCTATCATGATCAATGAtggaatttttatatttcctCTTCCTTACCACTCAATTGGTTGttatttttcttagtattttccTTTATactcaaaagtaaaaatacactTTTTACTTCTGACATGTTCTAAAAAGCTCTAAATGTATTCAGACCATGGTGAGTTTTTCCAGAGGGTTCTTTTTAGTCTTTATTCTGCCCTTTTTTCTGCCACCTCTCCACTCCCCAGCAGGCAGTCTCTAGTCATTAGTTGATTGGTGGGCAAATTGGAGCCCAGGGCACACCGCTTGTCCTTCTTCCTGAGGTGCTTAGGCCAAGCTTAGGGCCCCTCCAGATGGCGAAAACCTCTTTATGCCTAGCTATTTGTGATTGTAACAAGACTGGGTTACTGAGCATTTCATCCCAATATGGGCAAATACATACATCCCTCAGTATCTGGGGGGGATTAGTTCTAGGACCCCTGTAGATACCAAAATccgtggatgctcaagtcccttatataaaatggtgtagtatttgcgtATAACCACACATCtcctcatatactttaaatcatctctagattacttaaaatacctaatacaatataaatattatgtaaatagttgttatactgtattgtatagggaataatgacaaggaaaaagtctgtacatgttaaGTACAGACATaaccatttttttctaatatttaaagaaatatctaatatttcttttttttcaatatttttgatCCACGCTTGCTTAAATCTGGAtacagaacccatggatatggagggatgactatattttcaaattgaacagtttcagaagaaatTCTGGCAAGTCCTTAAAGGCTCTTTCACCCCTAGCCTGGACTAGCTTTCATTTACACTTGACCATGGCCATTCCTTTAccattcccttttccttcccctcagTTCATTTCTCCATGGGgcccttcccaggctccagagttTAGACCAAGGGAAACAGTGCTACTAGATGACCACCTAGTTAAGAGACAGCCAGCTCTGGTAAGACTGATGTCTGTAAAGGTCTTCTAGTGCTTGAAAATCCTGTGTCCTGCCAAGGAACAGACTTGGTGTCTATTTCCATTTCTGTCCTTGTTCCTGTTTCCTTTCAGTCCCATTTCTCATACACCATTTGTCCTGGGTCTCTTTTAACTATCATTAACCtatcaccacccccaccccatcataTGGTGTCACATCATGTCACATATTCACAAGGTGCAGAGCAGAAAGGAGAAGAACTTCCTTGACTCACGCAAATGAATCTGTACTTGGAGGCATCATGAGAGAAGCAAAAAGTACTTTTGAGGAAGACTTTTCAGCATCCCTTGAATCAAACTGCATTGTAGTGTTCTGACCAGGGAAGGAAACCATTTCCCCACTGATGAGAGACAGGAGATCATACAGCACAAAATTCAGACCAGAGTCTTTTCCATTCACAGGCCAAGCAATTAGTCAAACTTGGGCAGTTTTCTTTCCCATTCAGCCATTAAGAGTTTGCACATCATTATTAGGATTTATTTAGCCCAGTGTGTAATGGCAGAAGAACCAGTGGGGGAGTGGGGTGCAGGGAGGTCTTCCCCAAGACATCTCAGTCATATCTGAGCATCACTTTCCCTGACAGTAAAGTTAGGACATTGGATTAGATCTTAAAGTCCCTGGTTGCTCAGATATCCTAAGGATCCTAGGGCATGAGCTGGCTGGATGGATGCATAGAACCCCTAGGGATGGTCCTCATGAGTTTACAGTGTGATGAGTTTAGCTGGATGGAGTCTGATTGTTAGGTGGATTCTGGGCTGGTCCACAGGAGGCCCCTCCACCCTTGTTCCCTCCCGGGAAGATGACTGTGGCATATGTCACAGGCTTGGAGCAGACCAGGACCTTAGGAGGTAGAGGGGGCAATGAGGATGGAGCTGGGAGTGATGGTTTTCCTGATGGGGGATCAAGAGGTAGGCTGGTGTAGGTAGTATTGTCAAATGAAGGTGGTGAGTCAAGTCTAATGTGTGGTACATCCAAAGGCAATTCAGCAGCCAGTCCAGAGTCACTGACGTGGTGGACCACTGAGGAAGGATTCTGAAACAAAAGCAGGCAAATCAGGAATGCCTCCCTCTGCCCCAGATCTCCCTTTGGTGGGAAGCCCAGGACCACACTAGATCTATCTCTTGAATCCTGAGTATGTCAGTGGGCAAGAGGGCTTCATTGTGAAGATTTTGCAGCCCCAAGTTTCTCCCCAAGTCTGGGAGGGTGGGATGCCAAGGGAGACCATTAGTGTCAAGTTTACAGCATTTACGAAGAGGATTTCGATCCCAGCTAGGTCCCAGTCCTTTCTCCACCCCATCATCCTAGGACCTCTCAGTGAGTGTGATGAATGGAAAGTCTGGGGAATTTGGCTGCGGGCCTGCAGAGGCTTCTTACCATGCCTGAAACTCTGCTGCTCAGGAATCGGCCACTGACACCAAGCCTGTTCCCTGGCAGAACAGACAACAGCAGCATAGTCTGCTTCCAGGGCTAGCTCAGAGcccttccctcactcccttccttcaGAAGCCTCTGAAACCTCTTCACTACTGCAGACTCAccttccccactcccaccaccAAACCTTTACCCCTTCCATCTCCCCAGCCTGCTGGAAATCTTCTCACCCACTTATGGTTTCCAGAGCTCCCTTCAACCCACCTCAGCACTCAGCCTACCTCCCGAAACCCTTTCCCCACCTTCTCCAATGCCTTTCCTCCCATAGCATTGCCCCACCCTTTCTAATTCCTGTCTTTCTGCAGGCTGCTCCCATTGaatctccttccctcccctccatccCTCAGCCCTGGAAATTCTAGGATATGGGGGCCTTGAGACTTAAGCCCAGGTAAATCCATTTGTAGGGGGATTGGACCTAGACTCCTGGCCTTATCTACACAACTGGTTGATACAGGAATGGTAGGGCCAGGCTGAGATAGGAAGATAGCCACCTACCTTTTTTCCTCTTGGCCATCACAGCAAACAGCACCACCGCTGCCACCAGCAGGCCTACCAGGAGCACAGCACCCCAGATCAAGGGGATGCTGAGGAACAGAAAGGGATAGGTAGGCTTAGACCTGAAGCCTGTGGGGAGCTGCTGGCCAGGAGCCCTGGAGCAGCAACAGAAGGGTTACGTTCTCGATTGGGAGAGGGAGATGGAATAGAATGAGGAGGGCTGACTGAGGCAGGGCAGAAGAGGGACTCATTAAGGTGTCCTGGCTGAAGATTCACCAGCATGAAGGGACCATTGCTGAACCAGGACAGAGAAGTATGTATCTGTCTGTCGTCTGTCCAGAAGTTCCCCAGAGGTGGGAAGAATCATAGGTTTTCCCCTTCAATTTAGTTTGGAGCTCTAAACAAGTCATTGTCTCCACTACCACCCTTTTCCTGGCCTCCCAAATCCAATCTTGTCAGTACCTCTTCTCATCCTGGCTGGGTTCCAAAGGGTTGGCACTGCCTGCAGGGTCTGAGAATGCGTTCTCAGCCAGACTGCCAATCTTATGGATCTCTTCTTCGTCCTCTGTCAGGCCAGGAACGGAGTCAGAAGGAAACATTTAATGAGTGCATGCCCATGTGGGCAGGCTTCAATATCCTGTTGAGTTCTGAGGGACTGGAGGAGTGGAGCCAAGGAAGGAGAGGACCCCAGGAagaaacacaggaaggggaggatGGGATGTTCTTTAGGGGCCTGTCATTCCACAGGTCAGGAAATGGCACTGGCTTTTTATGTCTTTACCTGGTTGTGACTACACCCACTTTTCCCTGTACCACCAGCTCCCCCCATCTTCCCGCTGCATTTCTTCCCTTTTACCTGCTCTACCCCTCACCCCTCTGGCCTTATCAAGCTGTTCAGTCTGTGTAAAAACACCCACTGGATGATCTGTACCCACCTCTCCTTCCCACCCGAATAGGTTTCTCCAGTTCTCATCCTCAGGGTGACATAGCTCCTGGCTCTCATGGGTCTTAAATGGGGCCTCCTCACATACCTGCAACCCTGCAACCCCAGCCCAAGCTCTGCCCTCAGGACTGAAGGAAATCTGGGTGGGCCCTCATGTGATGCAACACTAACCAACTGACCCTTGCTGAGAGCCTTGCTGGGATCCTGAGACTCAGTCTGAAGACAAGGCTTCTGTCACCCATAGGATGTGCTTGACTTCTGGCTGCAAGACTTGGGGTTGGTTTCTCTGGGCCTGGAGACTTGTCTTAGGAACCTGGCCAGTCCTTCCAGACCGACTGGAATGGGGCCTTGCCTTGTTCTTGAGAGATTCACCATTCCTACTCCCCATCCTATGCCACACCAGGAACTGGGGCTGCTGTGGCACTTGTCCTGCCCTGCTGGTGCCTATTAGGCTGCCTTTGACCACCTTCTCTGAAGCTAAATGCTCGCCTGAGCTGCAAGCCACATCATCTCTGGATGCTATGCGCCACCTGCCTGCCTGAACATCATTCTCCACAGCACCTGCCCC
This genomic window from Chlorocebus sabaeus isolate Y175 chromosome 17, mChlSab1.0.hap1, whole genome shotgun sequence contains:
- the TREML1 gene encoding trem-like transcript 1 protein isoform X1, whose product is MGPNLLLLLLLGLEGQGIVGSLPEVLQAPVGSSILVQCHYRLQDVKAQKVWCRFSPEGCQPLVSSAVDRRAPAGRRTFLTDLGGGLLQVEMVTLQEEDAGEYGCMVDGARGPQILHRVSLNILPPEDEEEIHKIGSLAENAFSDPAGSANPLEPSQDEKSIPLIWGAVLLVGLLVAAVVLFAVMAKRKKGNRLGVSGRFLSSRVSGMNPSSVVHHVSDSGLAAELPLDVPHIRLDSPPSFDNTTYTSLPLDPPSGKPSLPAPSSLPPLPPKVLVCSKPVTYATVIFPGGNKGGGASCGPAQNPPNNQTPSS